Proteins from a single region of Ischnura elegans chromosome 2, ioIscEleg1.1, whole genome shotgun sequence:
- the LOC124153524 gene encoding short-chain dehydrogenase/reductase family 16C member 6-like isoform X2, with translation MSLFMSTFCLKRRDEGNFHFTFAIIGERCLGQSINFLKGGSMLLKVYTLCILLLDGMSFVIKFVMLLLNALYQLVIPPVEKSVEGEIVLITGAGHGIGRQLAFKFASLGATVVCWDINPTGNAETVSLINERHGSQEKVSKQSQAGHQNGTYIAPRKAYSYVCDVSKREDVMQVAAKVKAEVGNVTVVINNAGIMPCKPFLSHGQQEVQRLFDINVMAHFWVLEAFLPYMIEHNHGHVVALSSMAGICGLSNLVPYCASKYAVRGMMEAMSEELREEGRGTDIKFTTIFPFIVGTGLVQKPKLRFPTLLGVVSPEDAAGKIVEAMRRNYVEVSIPSILMYMNNFARLFPSKMVHLIKDFVDSGCEAHT, from the exons ATGTCATTATTCATGTCAACGTTCTGTTTGAAAAGGAGAGATGAGGGAAACTTTCATTTCACTTTCGCAATCATCGGTGAGAGATGCCTGGGGCAGTCGATCAATTTTTT AAAAGGCGGTAGCATGCTGCTGAAGGTGTATACACTCTGTATATTGCTGTTGGACGGGATGAGTTTTGTTATTAAATTTGTGATGCTACTCCTGAATGCCTTGTACCAGTTGGTGATTCCTCCTGTTGAAAAGTCTGTTGAAGGGGAAATAGTTTTG ATCACGGGTGCTGGCCATGGCATCGGGAGGCAGCTCGCGTTCAAGTTTGCCAGTTTAGGGGCCACTGTAGTTTGCTGGGATATCAACCCAACTGGGAATGCTGAGACT GTTTCATTGATAAATGAACGACATGGAAGTCAAGAAAAAGTTTCCAAACAGTCTCAAGCTGGGCACCAAAATGGTACCTACATTGCCCCAAGGAAAGCCTATTCATACGTCTGTGATGTCTCAAAACGAGAAGATGTTATGCAAGTTGCTGCCAAAGTGAAAGCAGAAGTTGGAAATGTGACAGTTGTGATAAATAATGCTGGAATAATGCCTTGCAAACCCTTTTTGTCTCATGGGCAACAGGAGGTGCAGCGGCTGTTTGATATAAATGTTATGGCTCATTTTTGG GTTCTTGAAGCCTTCCTTCCATACATGATAGAACATAACCATGGGCATGTGGTCGCCCTCTCATCAATGGCTGGTATTTGTGGCCTTTCAAACCTTGTGCCTTACTGTGCATCCAAGTATGCAGTTCGTGGGATGATGGAAGCCATGTCAGAGGAGCTGAGAGAAGAAGGGAGAGGAACAGATATTAAATTCACTACAATATTCCCATTCATTGTGGGAACAGGTCTTGTACAAAAGCCTAAGCTAAG GTTTCCCACCTTATTGGGTGTGGTTTCTCCAGAAGATGCTGCAGGAAAAATTGTGGAAGCCATGAGGAGAAATTATGTTGAGGTCTCCATTCCTTCGATATTGATGTACATGAACAATTTTGCCAG ATTATTCCCCTCCAAAATGGTCCATTTGATCAAGGATTTTGTAGACAGTGGATGCGAAGCACATACATAG
- the LOC124153524 gene encoding short-chain dehydrogenase/reductase family 16C member 6-like isoform X3, with protein sequence MGQDVAASPDQTSAGVLGKGGSMLLKVYTLCILLLDGMSFVIKFVMLLLNALYQLVIPPVEKSVEGEIVLITGAGHGIGRQLAFKFASLGATVVCWDINPTGNAETVSLINERHGSQEKVSKQSQAGHQNGTYIAPRKAYSYVCDVSKREDVMQVAAKVKAEVGNVTVVINNAGIMPCKPFLSHGQQEVQRLFDINVMAHFWVLEAFLPYMIEHNHGHVVALSSMAGICGLSNLVPYCASKYAVRGMMEAMSEELREEGRGTDIKFTTIFPFIVGTGLVQKPKLRFPTLLGVVSPEDAAGKIVEAMRRNYVEVSIPSILMYMNNFARLFPSKMVHLIKDFVDSGCEAHT encoded by the exons AAAAGGCGGTAGCATGCTGCTGAAGGTGTATACACTCTGTATATTGCTGTTGGACGGGATGAGTTTTGTTATTAAATTTGTGATGCTACTCCTGAATGCCTTGTACCAGTTGGTGATTCCTCCTGTTGAAAAGTCTGTTGAAGGGGAAATAGTTTTG ATCACGGGTGCTGGCCATGGCATCGGGAGGCAGCTCGCGTTCAAGTTTGCCAGTTTAGGGGCCACTGTAGTTTGCTGGGATATCAACCCAACTGGGAATGCTGAGACT GTTTCATTGATAAATGAACGACATGGAAGTCAAGAAAAAGTTTCCAAACAGTCTCAAGCTGGGCACCAAAATGGTACCTACATTGCCCCAAGGAAAGCCTATTCATACGTCTGTGATGTCTCAAAACGAGAAGATGTTATGCAAGTTGCTGCCAAAGTGAAAGCAGAAGTTGGAAATGTGACAGTTGTGATAAATAATGCTGGAATAATGCCTTGCAAACCCTTTTTGTCTCATGGGCAACAGGAGGTGCAGCGGCTGTTTGATATAAATGTTATGGCTCATTTTTGG GTTCTTGAAGCCTTCCTTCCATACATGATAGAACATAACCATGGGCATGTGGTCGCCCTCTCATCAATGGCTGGTATTTGTGGCCTTTCAAACCTTGTGCCTTACTGTGCATCCAAGTATGCAGTTCGTGGGATGATGGAAGCCATGTCAGAGGAGCTGAGAGAAGAAGGGAGAGGAACAGATATTAAATTCACTACAATATTCCCATTCATTGTGGGAACAGGTCTTGTACAAAAGCCTAAGCTAAG GTTTCCCACCTTATTGGGTGTGGTTTCTCCAGAAGATGCTGCAGGAAAAATTGTGGAAGCCATGAGGAGAAATTATGTTGAGGTCTCCATTCCTTCGATATTGATGTACATGAACAATTTTGCCAG ATTATTCCCCTCCAAAATGGTCCATTTGATCAAGGATTTTGTAGACAGTGGATGCGAAGCACATACATAG